From Chryseobacterium sp. H1D6B, a single genomic window includes:
- the cas2 gene encoding CRISPR-associated endonuclease Cas2, whose amino-acid sequence MNTERFNAYRIMWVLVLYDLPTETKANMKDANRFRKALIDDGFTLFQFSMYVRHCPSRENAEVHIKRVKFMLPKAGKVAIMSITDKQFGDIEIFFARNKEEPPPTFQQLELF is encoded by the coding sequence ATGAATACCGAAAGGTTTAATGCTTACCGAATTATGTGGGTTTTAGTATTATATGATTTACCAACTGAAACTAAGGCTAATATGAAGGATGCGAATCGCTTCCGGAAAGCTTTGATTGATGACGGATTCACATTGTTTCAGTTTTCAATGTATGTTCGCCACTGCCCAAGCCGTGAAAATGCAGAAGTACATATTAAAAGAGTGAAATTTATGCTTCCTAAAGCTGGAAAAGTTGCAATAATGAGTATTACTGACAAGCAATTTGGCGATATTGAAATCTTCTTTGCCAGAAATAAAGAAGAGCCACCTCCAACCTTTCAGCAACTTGAATTATTCTAA
- a CDS encoding isochorismatase family protein gives MPDQTMNSYLKEIANVCGINKELTFHIARHIFATTVTLSNGVPIESVSKMLGHTNIKTTQHYAKILDKKVSDDIAILRSKMQNDDAGLWTEVCLQMPVLSALADGFEVYFITDASEGASVEAHQMAVQRMIQAGAFPITTWSYVSELNRD, from the coding sequence ATGCCTGATCAGACTATGAATTCCTATCTCAAAGAAATTGCGAATGTTTGTGGAATCAATAAGGAGTTGACGTTCCATATCGCAAGACATATATTTGCGACAACTGTTACATTGTCTAATGGCGTTCCAATTGAAAGTGTAAGTAAAATGCTTGGTCACACGAATATCAAAACCACTCAGCACTATGCTAAAATTTTGGATAAGAAAGTGAGCGATGATATAGCCATTCTAAGAAGTAAAATGCAAAATGATGATGCAGGATTATGGACAGAGGTTTGTTTACAAATGCCGGTGTTGTCAGCACTTGCTGACGGATTTGAGGTGTACTTCATTACCGATGCATCAGAAGGTGCCAGTGTAGAAGCTCATCAAATGGCTGTTCAGCGGATGATCCAGGCCGGAGCTTTTCCTATAACGACTTGGTCATATGTAAGCGAACTGAATCGTGACTAG
- a CDS encoding S41 family peptidase gives MKNIITIPIVKFKIRAVNLKTILSVMFVFLSALSPAQKDIKESMIPPEKLRQDFQILRSSLEEGYPGMSMYQSKKNTDSIFDTSEKQIQNEMSEGDFFLFLSKIVMQLHDGHMDVFPTKNTLDKLEKNPCTIPFQAFISGQKMYVQKNYSTLSDKELLGAEIISINGQPVSSLIAEIMNICTSDGNNETNKYKRLEYSGLLTQYLFNLQGYTENYKIKYIPFNKNSAKNSILKGIVYENLLKIRKSKYPGVSQLPAEFKLLNLSTAYLKVKSFNKSDYKSSKMDFSALLKSSFETINSKGVKNLILDLRGNGGGTDEYGKILFSYFIDHEFTYYSSLLINKTKFSFVKYTDQPDLEIPEDAVKINDAGTYNVTDHPNLGVQKNSTPYYSGKLFILIDGNCFSTTSECLSMLHSYTSAVFIGEESGGGYYGNCSGSVPILTLPNSLLQIGIPLMKYSMAVKDYKYKDHGVIPDYNISPTIKDKMAGYDPELEFTKKLISPK, from the coding sequence ATGAAAAATATAATAACAATACCAATTGTAAAATTTAAGATTAGAGCAGTAAACTTAAAAACTATTTTATCTGTAATGTTTGTTTTTTTATCTGCATTATCACCTGCCCAAAAAGACATAAAAGAAAGTATGATTCCTCCAGAAAAATTGCGACAGGATTTTCAAATATTGAGATCCTCTCTTGAAGAAGGATATCCGGGAATGAGCATGTACCAATCAAAAAAAAATACAGACTCTATATTTGATACATCTGAAAAACAGATTCAGAATGAAATGTCTGAAGGGGATTTCTTTTTGTTCCTAAGTAAGATTGTTATGCAGCTTCATGATGGTCATATGGATGTTTTTCCAACAAAAAACACACTTGACAAATTGGAAAAAAATCCGTGTACGATACCTTTCCAAGCATTTATTTCTGGTCAAAAAATGTATGTTCAAAAAAATTATTCAACCCTGAGTGATAAAGAATTATTAGGAGCAGAGATAATTTCTATAAATGGCCAGCCAGTTTCCTCTCTCATTGCCGAGATTATGAACATCTGCACTTCAGATGGCAACAATGAAACTAATAAATACAAGCGGCTAGAATACAGCGGATTACTGACCCAATATTTATTTAATCTTCAAGGATATACAGAAAACTATAAAATAAAGTATATACCATTCAATAAAAATTCAGCAAAAAACTCTATTCTAAAAGGAATAGTCTATGAAAATCTTTTAAAAATCCGAAAAAGTAAATATCCTGGAGTTAGCCAATTGCCAGCGGAGTTTAAACTTCTAAATTTGTCGACCGCATACCTGAAAGTAAAAAGTTTTAATAAATCAGATTACAAGAGCAGTAAAATGGATTTCAGTGCATTATTGAAATCATCCTTTGAAACAATTAATTCCAAAGGAGTGAAAAACCTCATTCTCGATCTAAGAGGCAATGGCGGCGGAACGGATGAGTATGGCAAAATTCTATTTTCATACTTTATAGATCATGAATTTACATATTATAGTTCTTTACTTATTAATAAAACTAAATTTAGTTTTGTAAAATATACGGACCAGCCTGACTTAGAAATTCCGGAGGATGCAGTCAAAATCAACGATGCGGGAACTTATAATGTTACAGATCATCCTAACCTTGGGGTACAAAAAAATAGCACACCGTATTATTCAGGAAAACTATTTATTCTGATTGACGGCAACTGTTTTTCAACAACATCTGAATGCCTTTCCATGCTGCACAGCTACACTTCTGCTGTTTTTATCGGTGAAGAAAGTGGAGGCGGATATTATGGAAATTGCTCTGGATCCGTTCCAATATTAACTCTGCCAAATTCATTGTTGCAAATTGGAATTCCGCTAATGAAATATTCAATGGCTGTAAAAGACTATAAATACAAAGATCACGGTGTGATTCCTGATTACAATATATCCCCAACGATAAAAGACAAAATGGCGGGTTATGATCCAGAACTTGAATTTACTAAGAAACTTATTAGTCCTAAATAA
- a CDS encoding RNA polymerase sigma factor: MDYKNENNFTDKYLVEKVLGGNTETFSIIIKNTERLVAQIVFKMIANKEDRNDIAQDIYFKAFKNLKSFKFQSKLSTWIGQIAYNTCLNYFNKKKITFLDHSDNETQDEAFENFSNEISLDNETEKQFFQKELSEILAVEIEKLSPIYKVLINLYHNEELSYIEISQITQLPEGTVKNYLFRARKTLKESLLLTHKKEEL; encoded by the coding sequence ATGGATTATAAAAACGAAAATAATTTTACCGACAAATACTTAGTTGAAAAAGTATTAGGTGGAAATACGGAAACGTTTTCGATCATTATTAAAAATACTGAAAGATTAGTTGCACAAATTGTTTTCAAAATGATTGCAAATAAAGAGGACAGAAATGACATTGCTCAGGACATCTATTTTAAGGCGTTTAAAAACCTTAAGAGTTTTAAATTTCAATCAAAACTTTCCACCTGGATCGGTCAAATAGCATATAATACCTGCTTAAATTATTTCAATAAGAAAAAAATAACATTTCTGGATCATTCTGATAATGAAACTCAAGACGAAGCATTTGAAAATTTCAGCAATGAAATAAGCTTAGATAATGAAACTGAAAAACAATTTTTTCAAAAAGAACTTTCAGAAATTTTAGCTGTTGAAATAGAAAAACTGTCACCAATCTATAAAGTTTTAATCAACCTTTACCATAACGAAGAATTGAGTTATATAGAAATATCTCAGATAACTCAACTTCCGGAAGGAACGGTGAAAAATTATTTATTCAGAGCCAGAAAAACACTTAAAGAAAGTTTATTACTCACCCATAAAAAAGAAGAGTTATGA
- a CDS encoding terpene synthase family protein, whose product MKQSDVPVLQYPWDYKIAPFAESFYEEQNSWINTDYLFMSEATRTKYKKHGLVQAASYMFPAVQTMEQMRPIARFMVWLTLYDDYYEVCPIKELAPIRDHIMDVMLGENPRPDDIGLLRQVALSRDEFRPYVNNNWFQRWAESFYDYTTYGIMEETPYKLKQEFPTLSNLLLIREYSISMYPYGDPVEPSMGFIAPDSVSKHPVIKRLKMLMCRIMAIQNDFASIEKELAVKTEVLNIILVMKHQYKISLEEACTEAMQMHDDYISEFVELQTSLPEFGPIQRDVKNFVHHMTLMISGLGAWYHKGSSTRYKIPGEYPSPEYGKKV is encoded by the coding sequence ATGAAACAATCAGATGTTCCTGTTTTACAATATCCCTGGGACTATAAAATAGCCCCTTTTGCAGAATCATTTTATGAAGAACAGAATAGCTGGATCAATACAGATTATCTCTTTATGTCCGAAGCAACGAGAACCAAATACAAAAAGCATGGTTTGGTACAAGCCGCATCGTATATGTTTCCTGCTGTCCAAACGATGGAACAGATGAGACCCATTGCAAGATTTATGGTCTGGCTAACACTATATGACGATTATTATGAGGTCTGTCCTATAAAAGAATTAGCTCCTATCAGAGATCATATTATGGATGTGATGCTGGGTGAAAACCCTAGACCTGATGACATCGGATTACTAAGACAGGTTGCCTTGAGCAGAGATGAATTCCGTCCTTATGTTAACAACAATTGGTTTCAACGCTGGGCAGAGTCTTTCTATGACTACACAACTTATGGAATTATGGAAGAAACACCCTACAAATTAAAACAAGAATTTCCAACATTAAGCAATCTGCTTCTCATTCGTGAATATTCAATCTCTATGTATCCATATGGTGACCCTGTAGAACCGTCGATGGGCTTTATTGCACCGGACTCTGTTTCAAAACATCCTGTCATCAAGCGCCTGAAAATGCTGATGTGCCGCATTATGGCTATCCAGAATGATTTTGCATCCATAGAAAAAGAATTGGCTGTGAAAACAGAAGTACTCAATATCATACTTGTCATGAAACACCAATACAAAATTTCATTGGAAGAAGCTTGTACTGAGGCAATGCAGATGCATGATGATTATATCAGTGAATTTGTAGAATTACAGACCAGCCTGCCTGAATTCGGTCCTATTCAAAGGGATGTAAAAAACTTTGTACATCATATGACATTAATGATTTCAGGTTTAGGTGCCTGGTATCATAAAGGCAGCTCAACCCGCTATAAAATACCGGGTGAATATCCAAGTCCGGAATATGGCAAAAAAGTATAA
- a CDS encoding sugar O-acetyltransferase, producing MKRLDNDPKEDIFERLKNEKTVSSNDPQAYRLREAAFATKALLVLMNNSSDPSEIRKLLSRIIGESVDESTTVFTPLYINYGKNITIGKNVFINFDCVFLDLGGIIIEENVLIAPKVSLLTEGHPVETENRQSLITAPIHIKKNAWIGANATILPGVTIGENAVVAAGSVVSKDVLDNTIAGGIPAKIIKNI from the coding sequence ATGAAAAGATTAGATAACGATCCTAAAGAAGATATATTTGAACGGTTAAAAAACGAAAAAACAGTCTCTTCTAACGATCCGCAGGCTTACCGATTGCGGGAAGCTGCATTTGCCACTAAAGCACTGCTTGTATTGATGAACAATTCATCTGATCCTTCAGAAATCAGGAAATTATTAAGTAGAATAATTGGTGAAAGTGTGGATGAAAGTACTACTGTTTTTACACCGCTGTATATTAATTACGGCAAGAATATAACCATCGGGAAAAATGTTTTCATCAATTTCGACTGCGTATTTCTTGATCTAGGCGGTATAATTATAGAAGAGAATGTATTAATAGCTCCAAAAGTAAGCTTATTGACAGAAGGACATCCAGTTGAAACAGAAAATAGACAGTCTCTAATAACAGCACCAATACATATTAAAAAGAATGCATGGATCGGCGCTAATGCAACAATCCTGCCTGGTGTAACCATTGGGGAAAATGCTGTAGTGGCGGCCGGTTCTGTTGTCAGCAAAGATGTTTTAGACAATACTATAGCAGGCGGTATTCCCGCAAAAATCATTAAAAATATTTAG
- a CDS encoding alpha/beta hydrolase, giving the protein MKTAAVLMVLSFFFIGRTFAQNVQLKQNSKKMNPSAAHYTFPLSDKVTRKKVRFKNRYGIMLSGDLYVPKNYDSRVFSALAVSGPFGAVKEQSSGLYANQMAERGFIALAFDPSYTGESGGEPHNVASPDINTEDFSAAVDFLGVQKNIDRSKIGIIGICGFAGFALNASAVDKRIKAVAVTSMYDMTRVMSKGYNDIITPGQRAQNLEELSLQRWKDAENKTFAPSSNNLPDKLTGNEPQFVKEYFDYYKTPRGFHPRSINSNSSWTATSPLSFMNMPILTYIKEISPRPILIIAGENAHSRYFSEDAYKAAAEPKELMIIPGTVHVDLYDQLDKIPFNKLKDFFTANLK; this is encoded by the coding sequence ATGAAAACAGCAGCAGTATTAATGGTTTTGTCCTTCTTTTTCATAGGCCGGACATTCGCACAAAATGTACAGCTAAAACAAAATTCCAAGAAAATGAATCCTTCAGCAGCTCATTACACTTTTCCATTAAGTGATAAAGTAACACGTAAAAAAGTAAGATTCAAAAACCGCTACGGCATTATGCTTTCAGGAGATCTATATGTGCCCAAAAACTATGACAGCAGAGTTTTTTCAGCATTGGCAGTAAGCGGTCCTTTTGGTGCAGTAAAAGAACAATCTTCAGGGCTTTATGCTAATCAAATGGCGGAACGAGGATTTATCGCCCTGGCTTTTGATCCTTCGTATACCGGTGAAAGCGGTGGTGAGCCGCACAATGTAGCGTCCCCTGACATTAATACCGAAGACTTTAGTGCTGCGGTAGACTTTTTGGGTGTGCAGAAAAATATAGACAGAAGCAAAATTGGCATTATAGGCATCTGTGGTTTCGCGGGATTTGCCTTAAATGCATCGGCAGTTGACAAACGTATCAAAGCGGTGGCAGTGACAAGCATGTATGACATGACCAGAGTAATGTCAAAAGGCTATAACGACATCATAACTCCTGGACAACGCGCGCAAAACCTTGAAGAATTAAGCCTGCAGCGCTGGAAAGACGCTGAGAATAAAACATTTGCTCCTTCCTCAAACAATCTACCGGATAAATTAACGGGTAATGAACCTCAATTTGTAAAGGAATACTTTGATTATTATAAAACTCCCCGAGGGTTTCATCCGCGTTCGATAAATTCAAATTCTTCATGGACTGCTACATCTCCGCTTTCCTTTATGAATATGCCAATTCTCACTTATATCAAAGAGATCTCACCGAGGCCGATATTAATCATTGCGGGAGAAAATGCACATTCAAGATATTTTAGTGAAGATGCCTATAAAGCCGCTGCTGAACCCAAAGAATTAATGATCATCCCCGGTACAGTGCATGTTGATTTATATGATCAATTAGATAAAATTCCTTTTAATAAGCTCAAAGATTTTTTTACTGCCAATTTAAAATAG
- a CDS encoding helix-turn-helix domain-containing protein, translating to METKIVRSVSEFNNELKLKGFKAFQIDDDSNATRIYSRKDFFKICLTTGKSKIHYADKSFEQEDTILFFGNPHIPYSWETISTTYAGYTCLFSDDFLKQSDRLESVQQSPFFKIGGTPVLKISEDQRQFLNTIFQRMIEEQKSDYPFKDELIRNYINLIIHEALKLQPSEAYHPIKNGTARIASVFLELLERQFPIETPENPLKMKTAQDYAQNLNIHVNYLNRAVKEITGKSTTTLITERIITEAKALLLHTDWNISEIANALGFEYPTYFNNFFKKLTGTNPKSLRESEV from the coding sequence ATGGAAACAAAAATAGTCCGCAGTGTTTCGGAGTTCAATAATGAACTTAAACTGAAAGGTTTTAAAGCATTTCAGATTGATGATGACAGCAATGCTACCCGCATTTACAGCCGTAAGGATTTCTTTAAAATTTGTCTTACAACAGGTAAAAGCAAAATCCATTATGCTGATAAAAGCTTTGAACAGGAAGATACTATCCTATTCTTTGGGAATCCGCATATCCCTTATTCATGGGAAACTATTTCTACTACTTATGCAGGATATACCTGCTTGTTTTCAGATGATTTTTTAAAACAATCTGATCGTTTAGAAAGTGTACAGCAGTCTCCTTTTTTCAAAATTGGAGGTACGCCTGTATTGAAAATTTCTGAAGATCAAAGGCAGTTCCTTAATACAATTTTCCAAAGAATGATTGAGGAACAAAAAAGTGATTACCCCTTTAAAGATGAACTGATACGTAATTATATCAATCTTATTATTCACGAAGCGCTTAAGCTTCAGCCTTCTGAGGCCTACCACCCCATCAAAAACGGAACAGCTCGTATTGCTTCCGTATTTTTAGAATTGCTGGAGCGTCAATTCCCTATTGAAACTCCTGAAAATCCTTTAAAAATGAAAACAGCACAGGATTATGCACAAAATTTAAACATTCATGTGAACTATCTTAATCGTGCAGTAAAAGAAATTACCGGTAAATCTACAACAACACTGATCACAGAAAGGATCATAACCGAAGCAAAAGCCCTCCTGCTGCATACGGACTGGAATATTTCTGAAATAGCCAATGCATTAGGATTTGAATATCCTACTTACTTTAATAACTTCTTTAAAAAACTTACAGGAACAAATCCAAAGTCGCTTCGAGAATCCGAAGTTTGA
- a CDS encoding terpene synthase family protein → MREELNVPRCYYPWPTVNSPIANAFDDEEKDWYDDDYTFISEEGIKRCKPQFLSRVATYMNPTCESIERMRPCARLMIYITIFDDYFGMTPLKELKPIADRVYEVMMGDEPRPDEIGILRQMAKARKEWLANGMPQFWIDRVSINFYEFIMYGMAEEIPFKQAEVRTYPLLAHYLTFRKYSIGMWPYGDLIDPAINYALPVHVYDHPIIQRCRELLSLIIVIQNDFASLKKEIEIEGESLNIIFVLANQYNLSYQDACTEAMKLHDAYGQELDDLHNSLPDFGEFQEAAYDHVYHIKLQISGCANWYYNSGTNRYEPKGFIVPQYGREGDDIYIPHSIFVKK, encoded by the coding sequence ATGAGAGAAGAATTAAATGTGCCCAGATGCTATTATCCTTGGCCAACAGTGAACAGCCCTATTGCCAATGCCTTTGATGATGAAGAAAAAGACTGGTATGATGATGATTATACTTTTATTTCTGAAGAAGGAATAAAAAGATGTAAACCGCAGTTTCTATCAAGGGTAGCTACTTATATGAACCCGACTTGTGAAAGTATAGAACGTATGCGCCCCTGTGCAAGATTGATGATCTACATTACCATTTTCGACGATTATTTTGGAATGACTCCTCTGAAAGAATTGAAGCCCATCGCAGACCGTGTATATGAAGTAATGATGGGTGATGAACCGCGTCCGGACGAAATCGGAATTCTCCGCCAGATGGCCAAGGCAAGAAAAGAATGGCTTGCGAATGGAATGCCTCAGTTTTGGATAGACCGGGTTTCTATTAATTTTTATGAATTTATTATGTACGGCATGGCCGAGGAAATACCGTTCAAACAAGCTGAAGTAAGAACTTATCCTTTACTTGCACACTATCTTACTTTTAGGAAATATTCAATAGGCATGTGGCCGTATGGTGATCTGATAGATCCTGCCATTAATTATGCTCTGCCCGTACATGTTTATGATCATCCTATTATACAGCGCTGCAGAGAACTGCTTTCTTTAATTATTGTGATCCAGAATGATTTTGCCTCTCTGAAAAAGGAAATCGAAATAGAAGGAGAAAGTCTGAATATTATTTTTGTTCTGGCTAACCAGTACAACCTTTCTTATCAGGACGCATGTACCGAAGCTATGAAGCTGCATGACGCCTACGGTCAGGAATTAGATGATCTTCACAACTCTCTTCCTGATTTTGGTGAGTTTCAGGAAGCGGCTTATGATCATGTCTATCACATTAAACTGCAGATAAGCGGCTGTGCAAACTGGTATTATAATTCAGGTACCAATCGGTATGAGCCTAAAGGTTTTATTGTACCGCAATATGGCAGAGAGGGAGACGATATCTATATTCCGCACAGCATTTTTGTGAAAAAATAA